In the Euphorbia lathyris chromosome 5, ddEupLath1.1, whole genome shotgun sequence genome, one interval contains:
- the LOC136229002 gene encoding 26S proteasome non-ATPase regulatory subunit 2 homolog A, which translates to MAPEPNNNASGSGTSKEEATVKVPSKDPKKKDDKKDEDLSDEDIALKQQLELYVERVQDPDTGLQKVALESMRQEIRSATSSMTSVPKPLKFLRPHYGTLKAYYDTMVESELKKYLADILSVLALTMSAEGERESLKYRLLGSEGDIGSWGHEYVRNLAGECAQEYVKRQSEETAIDDLMELVTQIVAFHMKHNAEPEAVDLLMEVEDLDLLIDHVDKTNFRRTCLYLTSAARYLPGPDDMLVLDIAYMIYLKYEEYSNALQIALLLDNMQYVRQVFTVCDDLLRKKQFCYIVARHGITFELDDEMAAEDEDREALQDIINNSKLSEGYLTLARDIEVMEPKSPEDIYKAHLLEGRASAGASVDSARQNLAATFVNAFVNAGFGQDKLMTVPSDSSSGGSSGNWLFKNKEHGKASAAASLGMILLWDVDSGLAQIDKYFHSNDNHVIAGALLGVGIVNCSIKNDCDPALALLGDYIDKEDSSIRIGAIMGLGIAYAGSQNEQIRSRLSPILNDAKAPLDVIAFTAISLGLIYVGSCNEEVAQAIIFALMDRSESELQEPLTRFLPLGLGLLYLGKQESVEATAEVSKTFNEKIRKYCDMTLMSCAYAGTGNVLKVQNLLGHCAQHLEKGETHQGPAVLGIAMVAMAEELGVEMAIRSLEHLLQYGEQNIRRAVPLALGLLCISNPKVNVMDTLSRLSHDTDSEVAMAAVMSLGLIGAGTNNARIAGMLRNLSSYYYKDASLLFCVRIAQGLVHLGKGLLTLNPYHSDRFLLSPTALAGLVTMLHACLDMKAIILGKYHYVLYFLVLAMQPRMLLTVDENLKPLSIPVRVGQAVDVVGQAGRPKTITGFQTHSTPVLLAAGDRAELATEKYIPLSPILEGFVILKDNPDYREDN; encoded by the exons ATGGCTCCCGAACCTAACAATAATGCTAGCGGCAGTGGCACTTCAAAGGAGGAGGCGACGGTGAAGGTGCCGTCCAAGGACCCTAAGAAGAAGGACGATAAGAAAGACGAGGATTTG TCAGATGAGGACATAGCGTTGAAGCAGCAATTGGAGCTGTATGTGGAACGGGTTCAGGATCCTGATACTGGATTGCAGAAGGTTGCTCTAGAGAGTATGAG GCAGGAAATCCGAAGTGCTACAAGCTCAATGACTTCAGTTCCAAAGCCATTGAAATTTCTTCGACCACATTATGGAACTCTAAAGGCATATTATGATACAATGGTTGAATCAGAACTGAAG AAATACTTGGCGGATATACTATCTGTTTTGGCGTTAACCATGTCTGCTGAGGGTGAAAGG GAGAGTTTAAAGTACCGACTACTAGGCTCTGAAGGTGACATTGGATCCTGGGGCCACGAATATGTCAG GAACTTGGCTGGAGAATGTGCCCAAGAGTATGTAAAACGACAG AGTGAGGAGACCGCAATTGATGATCTAATGGAACTTGTCACACAAATTGTTGCATTTCATATGAAG CATAACGCTGAACCTGAAGCTGTTGACCTTTTAATGGAG GTGGAGGACCTTGATCTTTTGATTGATCACGTTGACAAGACAAATTTTAGGAGGACCTGCCTATACCTCACGAGTGCTGCAAG atatcttcctgGCCCAGATGATATGCTAGTTCTCGATATTGCGTACATGATATATTTGAAATATGAAGAATATTCAAATGCACTTCAGATTGCACTGTTACTGGATAACATGCAG TATGTGAGGCAAGTGTTTACAGTTTGTGATGACTTGCTGCGAAAGAAGCAATTCTGTTACATCGTTGCTCGACAT GGTATTACTTTTGAGCTTGATGATGAAATGGCTGCAGAGGATGAGGATAGAGAAGCATTGCAGGATATCATCAACAACTCAAAGTTAAGTGAAGGTTATCTAACCCTTGCTCGGGATATTGAAGTCATGGAGCCCAAATCCCCTGAAGATATCTATAAG GCACATTTACTTGAAGGTCGGGCTAGTGCTGGTGCTAGTGTTGATTCTGCTAGACAAAATTTAGCTGCTACATTTGTCAATGCATTTGTAAATGCTGGATTTGGCCAG GATAAGTTGATGACCGTTCCATCAGACTCTTCTAGTGGTGGTTCTTCAGGAAATTGGCTTTTTAAGAACAAAGAACATGGAAAGGCCAGCGCTGCTGCAAGTCTG GGTATGATCTTACTGTGGGATGTGGACTCTGGACTTGCTCAAATTGATAAATATTTCCATAGCAATGACAACCATGTTATAGCTGGTGCCCTACTAGGAGTTGGAATTGTCAATTGCAGTATAAAAAATGATTGTGATCCG GCACTTGCTCTTCTGGGTGATTACATAGATAAAGAAGACTCATCTATCCGAATCGGGGCAATAATGGGTCTTGGAATTGCGTATGCTGGTTCTCAGAATGAGCAG ATACGCAGCAGGTTGTCTCCTATACTCAATGATGCAAAAGCCCCTCTTGATGTAATTGCATTCACAGCAATCTCTTTGGGCCTGATTTATGTGGGATCCTGCAATGAAGAAGTAGCACAGGCTATTATATTTGCACTAATGGACCGAAGCGAGTCAGAATTGCAGGAGCCTCTTACTCGATTCTTGCCTCTTGGCCTTGGTCTTCTATACCTTGGGAAACAG GAAAGTGTAGAGGCAACAGCAGAAGTTTCAAAAACATTCAATGAGAAAATAAGAAAGTATTGTGATATGACACTGATGTCATGTGCCTATGCAGGGACTGGAAATGTTCTCAAG GTTCAAAATCTTCTTGGTCATTGTGCTCAACATCTTGAGAAAGGTGAAACACATCAAGGACCAGCCGTGCTTGGAATTGCAATGGTGGCAATGGCTGAGGAATTGGGGGTTGAAATGGCAATTCGTTCATTGGAACATCTTTTACAGTACGGGGAACAGAATATCCGTCGTGCGGTTCCTTTAGCTCTTGGTCTCCTCTGCATATCGAATCCAAAG GTCAATGTTATGGACACATTGAGCAGACTTAGCCACGATACAGATTCCGAAGTTGCAATG GCTGCAGTTATGTCTTTAGGTTTGATAGGTGCAGGAACCAATAATGCTCGAATTGCTGGAATGCTTCGGAATCTTTCAAGCTATTACTACAAAGATGCCAGCCTTCTTTTCTGT GTGCGAATTGCTCAAGGTCTTGTACATTTGGGGAAAGGCTTGTTAACCCTTAATCCATATCATTCTGATCGTTTCTTGCTATCACC GACGGCTCTTGCTGGTCTGGTAACTATGCTTCATGCATGTCTTGATATGAAGGCTATCATCTTGGGGAAATATCATTATGTTCTTTACTTCCTAGTATTAGCAATGCAG CCACGAATGTTGTTGACTGTGGATGAGAATCTTAAACCTTTATCAATACCAGTTCGTGTTGGACAAGCTGTTGATGTCGTCGGTCAGGCAGGTCGGCCCAAGACTATTACTGGTTTTCAGACCCATTCAACACCAGTACTTTTGGCTGCTGGTGATCGAGCCGAGCTGGCTACAGAGAA